In the genome of Calditrichota bacterium, the window CTCATTGTTCTTTTCTCATTAAAGGTAAAAAGCTGTCTTTGGGATAACTCTCTATTTTGTCGTAGGTAACAAATCCCTGGCTGGCATAAAACGCCTCTGCATTTGGATCAGCTTCAACGATTATGGATTTCTTCTTAGAAGCTACTTTTTTTAGAGATTCATGTAGTAAAATTTTCCCATATCCTGAGCCAATAAAATCTGGTTTTACCCACAAATTCATTACTTCATAACTTGTTTCATTTTCCTGGATTGAGCACCAGCCAATAATGGCTTTGTCTTTTTCAAGTTTAAAAATTTTTTGATCTGCAAAATCATTTTCGGTCAGGGTTAAATCATCGACCCATTTCTCGATCCACTCTTTTGGATAGCCCCAATGCATTTTCGATTCAATACTTATAGCATTTAGAACTTCTAAATCGCCCACTTTGGCATCATTAATTTTGATCTCAAAACCTATATTTTATTCGTGGTTGTTGCTGTAATTTGTAATTATTTGATCACGCAAATTGAGATACATTTTAGTAACATCATTCATTAATCCGTTGGAATAGTTTGTTAAGAATTTCTGTGCTTCCTTAGGATTTTTTTTATATAGCTTCATGGCCTCTTCTTCAATCTTTTGCTGACCATCGATTATTTTTTTCTCAAAGGGATTTCGTGCAGCACGAACATCTTCAGCAATATTCTGAAATTTTAAATTGGCAAGGTTATCAACAAAATCAATTGCCCAGCGAGCTGACCGTTCATCATACTTTTCCGGGTCATAAATATTGTATGTTTCTGCTACTGAAAGATTTCCGGAGTAAATTGGTACATAGGGACTAAAATATGGATTATCCAGATAAACCCAGTAAACACCGCCAATTTCGTTTGGCAGCCAACCGCGCAGTTGAAGCACCATTCCGTAATGCCCGCGATGCCTGGCAACAGGGCGACGATAGGTGAGTTTTAATAATTTTCGCAAGTCGCTACCGGGAAACGGTGTTGCCAAAGGGCTTTTAACATATTTCCCGCTGTCGGCCGGGACCAACCAGTGCGGATCGGAGGTCATATCATATATAGTACCTTCAAAAGTTGAACGCTGAAATGCAATTACATCATGGGCGGAGATCTTTTTTTCTGGCTTAACAGCAAAGGGATAAATTGAAACCGGTTCAACTATTTGATAATAAGGTTTAAGGCTTTTGTATGGATCATCTTTAATAAAACGATCAGGCCATTCTCTGTAATTTGGAGCAAATCTTTGATGAAAAAGCCAAAACCTACCGGTGGCATATTCAACAGGAAGGGGAGTATAAGCTTCCTGCCAGATAAATGGTTTTCCGGATGCAGGATCGTACCAGCCGCGGTCAATGGCTTCCTGCTTATAATTTTTAGAAACCAAAAAATTATCTGTGTCTTCCTCATTTATTTCTTTGATGATGCTCCAGTTTGGAATCATGGTTGCTTTGTCATCAGGTACGCGTTGAGCTGCCCAAATGGCTCCCGGTTTTCCACTTTCCGGTGTCCAGCCCGGTCCAACACCAAAAACTTCAAAAACCCAAATTTCATCCGTATCGGCAATTACCAACGTTTCAGATCCATCACCACTTGATGGCAAAAAGCCGTAAGTCATCATTAAATCACCAATAAACTGCACAGCTTCTTTTGCTTTTTTATGCCGTTGCAAGGCAAAAATCTGAGCTTGCTCGATGGTCATTATTTGTTTGCCATTTTCGCGGGTGCATATTAGCTCTTTGCGCTGGGCCGTCGTGCTTTCACCGATCCCAAGTTGAAATTCGTTTAAATGTGAGTATGCTGATTGAAAATATTTGTAGGTTTTTTCTACCTGAGGGGTATATCCCAGGATTTCTCCATCATCATGTAAAGGCCTGTCTGCATCCTGAATGCCCCAATAAACGGCTGCTTTTTCTCCCGGCTTAAATGTCATTGCCGGAACTACAAAAATTCTCGAATCCTGGCCTGTATCCGTGTGTGAAATAATGTTAGAACCATCTGCCGAAGCTTTTTTACCAACAACTATTATTGTGCATGCAAACAGGTTAGTCTGGTATCCTAATAACAAAACGATCAGAATTAATAATATCTTTTTTAACATGATTTTCCTTTCAGGGCATTTCTAAATATTTATCTAAATATGAATCCATTCTTTAACGGATCAGCCGGATCGAAATAAAATTCATTTTGCCCCGTGATAAAAGCTGTCCCGGAAACCTCCGGTATAATAGCTTTGTGCGGACCAAATTTGGTCGTTTCTAAAACCCGAACATCCATGGTTGTCCCAAGAATACTTTCAATGGTTATTTTTTCATTTTGGGCTAATTCACTTTTTGCATGATGTAATGCGGCCCGGGCGCTAACTCCGGATCCTGTTGCAGATCGGTCGACTTCGCCCTCTGCAAATATACAAACATTTCGGCTATGGTTTTTGGGATTAAATGCTTTCCCTGTAAAAATGGTGCCGTAAAGAAAACTTAAATCTTCTTCAAATGGGTGTTTGATTTCAAAATTTTCCATGACAGCGTGTTTTATTCTTCGCCCGAATTCAATCAATTTGTTATAATCCGATTCATCCATTTTAAGACCCAATTTATCGGCATCACAGAAGGCATAAAAAGCACCTCCAAAAGCCACGTCAAATTGAACCGGCCCGATCCCGGGAACATCGATTTCCTTATTTTTCAGATAAAGGAATGAGGGTACATTTTTAAAAGATACTTTTTGAACAATTCCATTTTTGCGAAGAGCTTTGGCATAAATTTTCCCCGGCGGGGCATTGATAATTAACTCAGGTTCGTCAGCTTCTTTTTTAATTATCCCGGTATCAAAAACAAGTTTTGTTAAGGCGATGATGGCGTGGCCGCACATGGTGCTGTAACCTTCATTATGCAAAAAGAAAGTTCCAAAATCGGCATCGTCAGTTGTGGGCTCAGTGATTACAGCTCCGTACATATCTGCATGTCCGCGTGGCTCAAACATAGTTCCGGTGCGGATATAATCATAGTTATCCCGAAAAAAACGTCTTTTCTCAAGAATAGTCTTACCTTTGATCTCAGGCAGGCCATCCGTATAAACACGAAGAGGTTCGCCACCTGTATGAAGATCAATAGTTTTAATTGTCAGCCAATCTTTCGGTGGTTGCCACTTCCAATTTTTCAGAATGGATTTCATTTATATTTGTACCTCTGTTCCAAGATTTTTTTCTTTTGCATTATTAAAAATTAACTCGGCCACTGTTAAGTCAAAAAGAGACATTCCTACAGATTTAAATAGCCGAATTGAGGTTTTATTTAGCGATTGTTTTTTTGTCAATAATGCAGAAAATGAGAGAACATTATGTTCTTTCAGTATCCCGCGTTCGATAGGGATTTTTAAATCTCCACATTCTTCTTTTGCAAAAGGAGTGTCTACATAAACCTTCTCCACAGTTCCAAATAATTGCAAAGGAAATTCCTGCATATCCGGTTTGTAAGATCCAATCCCGATAAAAGTTTTATTTTTGAGATTTTTTACATCGGCATCAAAAACAGGTGTGTTGGATGTTGTGGTAGTGATAATTACATCGGAATTTAAAACCAGTTTGTCCGGATCAACAGTATATTCTATTTTAATATTTTCAAGTTTTGAGTCCAGTTTGTTTTTTAGCTGCTCTGCCTTTTGCCATTCTTTATCGCAAACTAAAAGTTTTTGAAAAGGTTGTACGTGGCCAACAATAAGCGCCTGATGATAAGCCTGAACACCTGCACCAATAATGCCAAATGTTTTTGCAGAATTTTGGGAAAGATGTTTAACCGCAGTTGCTCCAACAGCGCCGGTTCTCATTGCTGTTAACTTAGCCCCATTTATTAAAGCAAGTGGCTCGCCAGTTTGCGAATCATTAAGAATCATTACTCCGCTTAAAACCGGTTTATTTAGTTTTTTGTTTTCAGGAAACAATGAAACCAGTTTTGTACCAAAAGCAGATTCAATAAACCCCGGCATTACAAGCAAAGTATTTCCAGCAGAATTAATGTGCATCCTGTCAGGAATTTGGGTGCTTTTTTTATCCTGAATCAAGTATGCTTTTTCAATTGCACCAACAAGTTCCAGTGGAGCAACAGCACTTTCAATGTCTTGTTCGTTTATAATTAACATGTATTTAAAATGCTTTCGCGCGTTCAGCTTCTACATCTTCAATAGATTTGGCTAAAGGTTTGCCAAGTATTTTGTATCCGTCCTTGGTAATCACAAGATTTTCTTCGTTACGTGTACCGCCAAAATCTTTGTATTCTTCAACTTTTTCATAATTAATAAATTCTGTGAACTTCTTTTTAGATTTCCAAAGGTCAATAAGTTCGGGAATAAAATATATCCCGGGTTCGATAGTAAAAACATATCCGGGTTTTATTTCTCGTCCCAGCCTAAGTGACTTTAATCCAAAAAGTGTACTCTTTTGTTGACCGGCATAACCAACATATTGTTCTCCAAGATTTTCCATATCGTGGACATCCAACCCCATTAAATGTCCTGTGCCACATGGCAGGAAAAGTGCATGTGCGCCGGCGTTAATTGCTTCTTCAGTATCTCCTTTTGTATAACCCATTTCCTTTAATCCGTTAAAAATGTGGCGCGACGCGGTAAAATGAATTTCCTTAAAATCAATTCCTGGTTTCAAAGCATTGATGGCTGCATTGTGTGCATCAAGGGCAATTTGGTAGATCTCTTTTTGCCGCTCAGTAAACTTTGCCGAAACCGGAAAAGTGCTGGACATATCACCTGCATAATGTAGTTCGTTTTCTGCTCCGGCATCCAGTAAAAATAGATCGCCATCCTTAATAGTATTTCCATGATAATGGTTATGCAGGGTTTGTCCGTTGATTGTTGCGATGATTGGAAAAGAGAGATTCCCACCGTCTGCCAAAGCAACCTCATGAACCTTTGCTGCAACCTGTGCTTCAGTCATCCCCGGTTTTGCAAAGCGCATGGCCGCGAAATGCATATCAGCTGTAACGGAAACTGCCTGTTCAATCTGTTCAATTTCTTCAGCAGATTTAATATTTCGCTGCTCAGCAACTGCAACAATTAAATCAATAGAAGCATTATTATTTGTTTCATTTACCGGGATTTTTAGCCAGTTAAAAAGCTTTATTTGGTGCTCTGCTCTATATGCAGGTAAAAAGTGAATTTTTCTGTTTTTGGTAAGCGCCTGTTGTAAAAAATCATACATTTCGTTTAGCGAGCCGGTTTTGGAGATCCCAACTTTTTCGCTGCGTTCCATAATTGAAGGTTGTGAACCCATCCAAACTACATCGTCGATGGTTAAATCATCCCCAAAGATAATTTCTTTATCGTTATCTAAATCTATTAAACCCACCAAGCCCGGGTTGTCCAATCCAAAATAATATAGAAAAGTACTGTCCTGTCTGAAATGAAATGTATTATCAGCATAGTTCATCGGGCTTTCATCATTTCCCAAAAATAGGAGAAGGCCAGAATGAAATTGATTTTTTAATTGGGCACGCCTGCTTTTATAGGTTTCTTTTTTAAACATGATATTTCCTTATGTTGAAAATTATTATCAGGATTCAATTTTCCAATTTGGTAAGAATCTTTCAAAAATGAATTTATCAAAAAATACTGCAGTCAGTGTGCCAATGGCAAACATCAAAATATCTACCGGATCATATGTGACGCCCAGAAAATAATAATCAAAAGCCTGCATAATTTCTGTAAATGTAGCCGCACCAAAAACGATAAAAGCTTTAATAAACCATCTTTGAAGAAAGCGCACTTCCGTTTCACTGATTACTAAAAGAAAATAGAACCCAAACGGAATAATTATATCAGAAGCATAACTATAATACAGAATATATAAATCTCCATCCAGGTAACTGCCAATTCTAAAAGCGTGAACTGCTGCAATGGTTAAGGAAATTATGATGCCAATAATAATTCGAATCTTATGTTCAGGCCTAACAAGTTGGTCATTCATTATTACTAATCTAAAAACTGTTTTTATGTTTTAAAGCTTGCCTGATATGCTGCAAATGATGGTTACAATGCCAAGCATAAAGGCCAATATTCTCTTTTAAAGAAATAGCATTTACATGTTCCGGGTGAATAAATTTTCTGTCCAATTCAATATTTGATAGACTTTTCAATAATTTTGCCCATTTGCTGTGGAGGGCCTTAAGCAAAGCAAGAGAGTCAGAAATGTCATTGTCTAATGAATCGTGCAATTCAGCCCAGCGGTTTTCAAAGTAAGGGCGTATTTGAGGTTGGTCTTCAGTAAGGGCAAGTTTAAAACGGATGATACTGTTAATGTGGCTATCCGAACAGTGATGAACAACTTGTTTAATCGTCCACCCACCAGGTCTGTATTTCCAGTTGAGTTGATCAACATTTAAATCAGTTGTTAATGATTCAACATTGTCCGGAAAATTCTCAATATCTGCAATCCATTTTTTTATGATTAGTTCATCAATCACGTCAGGTTTATTAAATTCCCCGATCGGATATTGAAGTTTTCTAAGATCAAAATTAGTCATCTATTACCTCATTTTGAACTACACTAATGTATTTTACGGATTTGGTTTTTTGCTGGCAGCAATAGAATAGATCATTGGAATTTTATTACCCAAATGTTCTATTCGAAATTTCTTAGGCGCATATTCAATCATATTATCAAAACAGTTATAGGGGCTGTAATCAAATTCTTCCAGTGCACTAATCTCAAAATTATTTTTGATCAGACTGTTTATAACCTCACCAAAGCTGTGGTTCCACTCAACAGTTTCAAAGTTTATTGGTGCGTTTTTTTCAGCATAGGTTCCTGATTCGGCTTCAATAATTGGTCCGGAATTAAAATAGCGATATTTGATTTTTGTAAAATCATTGTTATAAATCCAAAGAAAAGGGTGGAATTCAACTAAAGCGAATTTGCCCGCAGGCTTAGAAAAATGTGAAATAATTCCTGCCCATTTGTTTAGGTTGGGCAACCAGCCAATTACGCCATAACTTGTAAATATTATATCAAATTTTTTATTTAAATTTTTAGGTAAGTTATAAATATTGCAACAAATAAAATCTGCATTTACTTCTGAAGTGGAGGCAAGTTCTTTGGCTTTTTCAATTGCCTTTTCAGAAAAATCCACGCCTGTTACATTTGCACCAAGCCTTCCAAGAGAAATCTGTATCTTGCCCAAAATGACATTGAAGGTGAAGTATAGATTTTCCTTTTATATCACCCAGTAATTTTAATTCAATTTCATTTAAGGAAGATTGCCCTTCAATAAATTTGTCGTTGTCATAAAACTTTGAATTATAGTGAAAATCAGTTCGTGTATTCCATGACTTTTTATTGATTTCAAAGTAGTCGATTTTTGTCATTGTTAATTACTCAAAAAACCTTGTGGGTATTATCTTACACAATAGGTTTTTTCCTTGGCGAAGATTATGTCCATTTATTCAAATTATCTTTAATAAAATCGATTACATTTTGATGTTCTGTTTTTCCGGGACCCTCAACAATAAAGGGTTCACCAAAATTAATGTAAATGGGCAGCTTGCGATCCAGGTGGCCAATGTCTTTAAACCATTTTCCATTTTTCCAGAAGTCAGTTTTGATAGCCACAGGGACAACAGGTACTTTTGCTTTTTTTGCCAATTTGATTCCCAGGGAATTAAACTCAGCCGGGATAAACTCCACTTTGCGTTGGCTTTGAGGAAAAACGACTACTGAAATATTTTCACTCAGGTTTTTTACACCATCGCTCATAACTTTTTTAAAGTCAGCCATTGGGTCTTTGCGTTCTACAGTAATCGGCTTGCGTGCACGCATAACCGGCCCAAATAATGGGTGCGATACGAGGCTGTCTTTAACCAC includes:
- a CDS encoding GNAT family N-acetyltransferase; this encodes MGDLEVLNAISIESKMHWGYPKEWIEKWVDDLTLTENDFADQKIFKLEKDKAIIGWCSIQENETSYEVMNLWVKPDFIGSGYGKILLHESLKKVASKKKSIIVEADPNAEAFYASQGFVTYDKIESYPKDSFLPLMRKEQ
- a CDS encoding peptidase, whose amino-acid sequence is MLKKILLILIVLLLGYQTNLFACTIIVVGKKASADGSNIISHTDTGQDSRIFVVPAMTFKPGEKAAVYWGIQDADRPLHDDGEILGYTPQVEKTYKYFQSAYSHLNEFQLGIGESTTAQRKELICTRENGKQIMTIEQAQIFALQRHKKAKEAVQFIGDLMMTYGFLPSSGDGSETLVIADTDEIWVFEVFGVGPGWTPESGKPGAIWAAQRVPDDKATMIPNWSIIKEINEEDTDNFLVSKNYKQEAIDRGWYDPASGKPFIWQEAYTPLPVEYATGRFWLFHQRFAPNYREWPDRFIKDDPYKSLKPYYQIVEPVSIYPFAVKPEKKISAHDVIAFQRSTFEGTIYDMTSDPHWLVPADSGKYVKSPLATPFPGSDLRKLLKLTYRRPVARHRGHYGMVLQLRGWLPNEIGGVYWVYLDNPYFSPYVPIYSGNLSVAETYNIYDPEKYDERSARWAIDFVDNLANLKFQNIAEDVRAARNPFEKKIIDGQQKIEEEAMKLYKKNPKEAQKFLTNYSNGLMNDVTKMYLNLRDQIITNYSNNHE
- a CDS encoding proline racemase produces the protein MKSILKNWKWQPPKDWLTIKTIDLHTGGEPLRVYTDGLPEIKGKTILEKRRFFRDNYDYIRTGTMFEPRGHADMYGAVITEPTTDDADFGTFFLHNEGYSTMCGHAIIALTKLVFDTGIIKKEADEPELIINAPPGKIYAKALRKNGIVQKVSFKNVPSFLYLKNKEIDVPGIGPVQFDVAFGGAFYAFCDADKLGLKMDESDYNKLIEFGRRIKHAVMENFEIKHPFEEDLSFLYGTIFTGKAFNPKNHSRNVCIFAEGEVDRSATGSGVSARAALHHAKSELAQNEKITIESILGTTMDVRVLETTKFGPHKAIIPEVSGTAFITGQNEFYFDPADPLKNGFIFR
- a CDS encoding ornithine cyclodeaminase family protein; the encoded protein is MLIINEQDIESAVAPLELVGAIEKAYLIQDKKSTQIPDRMHINSAGNTLLVMPGFIESAFGTKLVSLFPENKKLNKPVLSGVMILNDSQTGEPLALINGAKLTAMRTGAVGATAVKHLSQNSAKTFGIIGAGVQAYHQALIVGHVQPFQKLLVCDKEWQKAEQLKNKLDSKLENIKIEYTVDPDKLVLNSDVIITTTTSNTPVFDADVKNLKNKTFIGIGSYKPDMQEFPLQLFGTVEKVYVDTPFAKEECGDLKIPIERGILKEHNVLSFSALLTKKQSLNKTSIRLFKSVGMSLFDLTVAELIFNNAKEKNLGTEVQI
- a CDS encoding aminopeptidase P family protein translates to MFKKETYKSRRAQLKNQFHSGLLLFLGNDESPMNYADNTFHFRQDSTFLYYFGLDNPGLVGLIDLDNDKEIIFGDDLTIDDVVWMGSQPSIMERSEKVGISKTGSLNEMYDFLQQALTKNRKIHFLPAYRAEHQIKLFNWLKIPVNETNNNASIDLIVAVAEQRNIKSAEEIEQIEQAVSVTADMHFAAMRFAKPGMTEAQVAAKVHEVALADGGNLSFPIIATINGQTLHNHYHGNTIKDGDLFLLDAGAENELHYAGDMSSTFPVSAKFTERQKEIYQIALDAHNAAINALKPGIDFKEIHFTASRHIFNGLKEMGYTKGDTEEAINAGAHALFLPCGTGHLMGLDVHDMENLGEQYVGYAGQQKSTLFGLKSLRLGREIKPGYVFTIEPGIYFIPELIDLWKSKKKFTEFINYEKVEEYKDFGGTRNEENLVITKDGYKILGKPLAKSIEDVEAERAKAF
- a CDS encoding putative metal-dependent hydrolase yields the protein MTNFDLRKLQYPIGEFNKPDVIDELIIKKWIADIENFPDNVESLTTDLNVDQLNWKYRPGGWTIKQVVHHCSDSHINSIIRFKLALTEDQPQIRPYFENRWAELHDSLDNDISDSLALLKALHSKWAKLLKSLSNIELDRKFIHPEHVNAISLKENIGLYAWHCNHHLQHIRQALKHKNSF
- a CDS encoding 1-acyl-sn-glycerol-3-phosphate acyltransferase; this encodes MPNNYITTKNYHTPGNQPRAFLDKMSMGTSAYFAIRFISKLLGNRRLAVANNFDTQMWATRSMDIFKLTEMCGARYHLEGLDNINKTSEPVVFIGNHMGMLETMIFPGLIASRREVTFVVKDSLVSHPLFGPVMRARKPITVERKDPMADFKKVMSDGVKNLSENISVVVFPQSQRKVEFIPAEFNSLGIKLAKKAKVPVVPVAIKTDFWKNGKWFKDIGHLDRKLPIYINFGEPFIVEGPGKTEHQNVIDFIKDNLNKWT